One window of Quercus robur chromosome 5, dhQueRobu3.1, whole genome shotgun sequence genomic DNA carries:
- the LOC126725103 gene encoding uncharacterized protein LOC126725103, with protein MEVKPTVALRAILVGGLAAFAKIAGAMKAAGGVKIGAAAAAMTAAATAAVSTKKEQKDESKQPSK; from the coding sequence ATGGAAGTAAAACCGACAGTTGCCCTGAGGGCTATACTCGTAGGAGGACTAGCAGCATTTGCAAAAATAGCTGGTGCAATGAAGGCTGCAGGTGGTGTAAAGATAGGTGCAGCAGCTGCCGCCATGACAGCAGCAGCAACTGCAGCTGTGTCAACGAAGAAGGAACAAAAGGATGAGTCTAAGCAGCCTTCAAAATAA